In one Streptomyces sp. NBC_01288 genomic region, the following are encoded:
- a CDS encoding polysaccharide pyruvyl transferase family protein: MTSTGQLPVRVGVFGLLGSGNLGNDGSLEAVLGYLRADHPDAVVDAFCGGPEAVTARFGIPATRMHWNRAEYRTASRAGSIASKGLGKFVDIFRTAAWVRKHDVVIVPGMGVLEATLPLRPWGFPYSLFLLCASGRLTRTRVALVSVGAAEIRNRPTRALVRWSGRLAAYRSYRDAQSKDAMGAMGVDTARDEVYPDLAFSLPAPPANAPSDVPGTVCVGVMDFHGGNDDRARADEIYGRYLDGTIRFVRTLVEEGRPVRLLTGDRCDATVVAAILDAVDSPLVTAAEPTSLDDLMKEMTAADTVVAVRYHNLICALKTGTPVLALSYAAKSDALMDRMGLGAYCHPAREVDADRLLEQFRALEKRSAELRQTLAERNLAAARQLRDQFSSLTAAVFPATSHTHAHARQESP; the protein is encoded by the coding sequence ATGACGTCCACGGGCCAACTTCCGGTGCGCGTCGGGGTGTTCGGCCTGCTCGGCTCCGGCAACCTCGGCAACGACGGGTCGCTCGAAGCCGTCCTCGGATACCTCCGCGCCGACCACCCGGACGCGGTCGTGGACGCCTTCTGCGGCGGACCCGAGGCCGTGACGGCCCGGTTCGGCATCCCCGCCACCCGGATGCACTGGAACCGCGCCGAGTACCGGACCGCGTCCCGCGCGGGCTCGATCGCGTCCAAGGGGCTGGGCAAGTTCGTCGACATCTTCCGCACCGCCGCCTGGGTGCGGAAGCACGACGTGGTGATCGTGCCGGGCATGGGCGTCCTGGAGGCCACCCTGCCGCTACGACCGTGGGGCTTCCCGTACTCGCTGTTCCTGCTCTGCGCGAGCGGCCGACTGACGCGCACCCGGGTCGCGCTGGTCAGCGTCGGCGCCGCCGAGATCCGCAACCGGCCCACCCGGGCCCTGGTCCGCTGGTCGGGGCGGCTGGCCGCCTACCGGTCGTACCGGGACGCCCAGTCCAAGGACGCGATGGGGGCGATGGGCGTGGACACCGCGCGCGACGAGGTCTACCCGGACCTCGCGTTCTCCCTGCCGGCACCGCCCGCGAACGCGCCCTCGGACGTGCCCGGCACGGTCTGCGTCGGCGTCATGGACTTCCACGGCGGCAACGACGACCGCGCCCGGGCCGACGAGATATACGGCCGCTACCTCGACGGGACGATCCGGTTCGTCCGCACGCTGGTCGAGGAGGGCAGACCGGTCCGGCTGCTCACCGGCGACCGCTGCGACGCCACGGTGGTCGCCGCGATCCTCGACGCGGTCGACTCACCACTCGTCACCGCGGCTGAACCGACCTCCCTGGATGACCTGATGAAGGAGATGACGGCCGCCGACACCGTAGTAGCAGTCAGGTACCACAACCTGATCTGCGCGCTGAAGACCGGAACGCCGGTGCTCGCGCTCAGCTACGCGGCGAAGAGCGACGCGCTCATGGACCGGATGGGCCTCGGCGCGTACTGCCACCCGGCGCGCGAGGTCGACGCCGACCGGTTGCTGGAGCAATTCCGGGCGCTGGAGAAGCGATCGGCCGAACTGCGGCAGACCCTCGCCGAGCGGAACCTGGCCGCCGCCCGCCAACTGCGGGACCAGTTCAGCTCGTTGACCGCGGCCGTGTTCCCCGCGACCAGCCACACCCACGCCCACGCCCGCCAGGAGTCTCCATGA
- a CDS encoding bifunctional 3-phenylpropionate/cinnamic acid dioxygenase ferredoxin subunit gives MMIPACLLVDLPRGEAYRLDIDPPVSVFHTDDGEVFAIDDTCTHQDASLADGWLEGREVECPLHASKFDLRTGAVDAPPAKRPVRTHEVLVQDGMIYVVPSTDAPNLPPCVAARLAGGPA, from the coding sequence ATGATGATTCCCGCGTGCCTTCTCGTGGATCTGCCGCGAGGCGAGGCCTACCGGCTCGACATCGATCCGCCGGTTTCGGTGTTCCACACCGACGACGGCGAGGTCTTCGCCATCGACGACACGTGCACCCACCAGGACGCCTCGCTCGCGGACGGCTGGCTGGAGGGCCGCGAGGTGGAATGCCCGCTGCACGCTTCGAAGTTCGACCTGCGGACGGGTGCCGTGGACGCCCCGCCGGCCAAGCGCCCGGTGCGTACCCACGAGGTTCTGGTCCAGGACGGCATGATCTACGTCGTGCCGTCCACGGACGCCCCGAACCTGCCGCCCTGCGTCGCGGCCCGGCTCGCCGGAGGCCCCGCGTGA
- a CDS encoding S-(hydroxymethyl)mycothiol dehydrogenase — protein sequence MTHQVRAVVARGKGAPVSLETIVVPDPGPGEALVKVEACGVCHTDLHYREGGINDDFPFLLGHEAAGVVESVGEGVTDVAPGDFVILNWRAVCGNCRACRRGRPQYCFNTHNAEQRMTLLDGTELSPALGIGAFAEKTLVAAGQCTKVDRAASAAAAGLLGCGVMAGIGAAINTGNVGRGDTVAVIGCGGVGDAAIAGSRLAGAARIIAVDIDDRKLEKARSLGATHTVNSKAGDPVEAIRELTGGFGADVVIEAVGRPETYKQAFYARDLAGTVVLVGVPTPEMKLELPLLDVFGRGGSLKSSWYGDCLPSRDFPMLIDLYLQGRLDLDAFVTETIALEDVEKAFERMHGGDVLRSVVVF from the coding sequence ATGACGCATCAGGTCCGTGCTGTCGTCGCGCGAGGCAAGGGTGCCCCCGTCAGCCTGGAGACGATCGTCGTCCCCGATCCCGGGCCGGGCGAGGCGCTGGTGAAGGTCGAGGCGTGCGGGGTCTGCCACACCGATCTGCACTATCGCGAGGGCGGTATCAACGACGACTTCCCGTTCCTGCTCGGGCACGAGGCCGCAGGCGTCGTGGAGTCGGTGGGGGAGGGCGTCACCGATGTGGCCCCCGGCGACTTCGTGATCCTCAACTGGCGTGCCGTGTGCGGGAATTGCCGGGCCTGTCGACGCGGTCGGCCGCAGTACTGCTTCAACACCCACAATGCCGAGCAGAGGATGACCCTGCTCGACGGCACCGAACTCTCTCCCGCCCTCGGCATCGGCGCCTTCGCCGAGAAGACCCTGGTCGCGGCCGGCCAGTGCACCAAGGTCGACCGGGCCGCGTCGGCTGCCGCCGCAGGCCTGTTGGGCTGTGGCGTGATGGCCGGTATCGGTGCCGCCATCAACACCGGCAACGTCGGGCGCGGTGACACCGTCGCGGTCATCGGTTGTGGTGGGGTCGGTGACGCGGCGATCGCCGGGTCCCGGCTGGCCGGCGCCGCGCGGATCATCGCCGTGGACATCGACGACCGGAAGCTGGAGAAGGCGCGCTCGCTAGGCGCCACGCACACCGTCAACTCCAAGGCCGGAGACCCTGTCGAGGCCATCCGTGAGTTGACCGGCGGCTTCGGTGCCGACGTCGTCATCGAGGCGGTCGGCCGCCCGGAGACGTACAAACAGGCCTTCTACGCCCGCGACTTGGCGGGCACGGTCGTCCTCGTCGGTGTCCCGACCCCGGAGATGAAGCTCGAACTCCCGCTCCTGGACGTCTTCGGGCGGGGCGGTTCGCTCAAGTCGTCCTGGTACGGCGACTGCCTGCCCTCCCGCGACTTCCCCATGCTGATCGACCTCTACCTCCAAGGGCGGCTGGATCTCGACGCGTTCGTCACGGAGACCATCGCGCTGGAGGACGTCGAGAAGGCCTTCGAGCGGATGCACGGCGGCGATGTGCTGCGTTCGGTGGTGGTGTTCTGA
- a CDS encoding aromatic ring-hydroxylating oxygenase subunit alpha, with protein sequence MTSTSLPDSLIATLPGSSYADPDIFAQEQERIFETMWFCTVRSSDLARPGAFRTVDVGRESILITRARDNSIRAYFNVCRHRGAKLCTEETGEVKRAFQCPYHAWTYDLNGKLVAAPNLTKMPDVGRTEFGLVSVAVREWLGYVWVNLAENPPSFDEDVISEVVTRLGDVESLDHYDIDHLSVGRRIVYDVKANWKLIIENFMECYHCATIHPELTEVLPEFADGYAAQYYVGHGAEFGEEVRGFTVDGSEGLDRIPGVSDDQDRRYYAITIKPQVFINLVPDHVIFHRMYPVAVDRTIVECDWLYLPHVVEGGKDVSRSVELFDRVNRQDFEACERTQPGMSSRMYAKGGVLVPSEHHIGAFHDWVNERLGINQG encoded by the coding sequence GTGACCTCGACCAGCCTGCCGGACAGCCTGATCGCCACCCTGCCCGGCTCCTCCTACGCGGACCCGGACATCTTCGCCCAGGAACAGGAGCGCATCTTCGAGACGATGTGGTTCTGCACCGTGCGCTCCTCCGACCTGGCCAGACCGGGCGCCTTCCGGACCGTCGACGTGGGCCGCGAGAGCATCCTCATCACGCGTGCCCGCGACAACTCGATCCGCGCCTACTTCAACGTCTGCCGGCACCGCGGCGCCAAGCTCTGCACCGAGGAGACCGGCGAGGTCAAACGCGCCTTCCAATGCCCGTACCACGCCTGGACGTACGACCTGAACGGCAAGCTCGTCGCGGCGCCCAACCTGACGAAGATGCCCGACGTCGGCCGCACCGAGTTCGGGCTGGTGAGCGTCGCCGTCCGTGAATGGCTCGGCTATGTGTGGGTCAACCTGGCGGAGAATCCACCGTCGTTCGACGAGGACGTCATCAGCGAGGTCGTCACCCGGCTCGGCGACGTGGAGTCCCTCGACCACTACGACATCGACCACCTCTCGGTGGGCCGGCGCATCGTCTACGACGTCAAGGCCAACTGGAAACTCATCATCGAGAACTTCATGGAGTGCTACCACTGCGCCACGATCCACCCCGAACTCACCGAGGTGCTACCGGAGTTCGCCGACGGTTACGCCGCGCAGTACTACGTCGGCCACGGTGCCGAGTTCGGCGAGGAGGTGCGGGGATTCACCGTCGACGGCTCGGAGGGCCTCGACCGCATCCCCGGGGTGAGCGACGACCAGGACCGCCGCTACTACGCGATCACGATCAAGCCGCAGGTGTTCATCAACCTAGTCCCCGACCACGTGATCTTCCACCGGATGTACCCGGTTGCCGTCGACCGCACGATCGTCGAGTGCGACTGGCTCTATCTCCCGCACGTCGTCGAGGGCGGCAAGGACGTCAGTCGGTCGGTGGAACTCTTCGACCGCGTCAACCGCCAGGACTTCGAGGCGTGCGAGCGCACGCAGCCCGGGATGAGCTCCCGGATGTACGCCAAGGGTGGGGTGCTGGTGCCCAGCGAGCACCACATTGGAGCGTTCCACGACTGGGTGAACGAGCGCCTGGGGATCAACCAGGGCTGA
- a CDS encoding NAD(P)/FAD-dependent oxidoreductase, with protein sequence MRTVAVVGASLAGLSAARSLRKQGYDGRLVVIGDEPHRPYDRPPLSKEFLAGTVTEDDLLLEMDDEDLRAEWLLGARAVGLQVDGAERVLLLDDGREVRADGVIVATGAAARNLPGTDGLAGVHTLRTLDDARALRDELALGGRLVVIGGGFIGAEVASTAYALGLDVTVIEAAPTPLAGPLGETMGAIVSALHEAHGVRLLCGVGVKGLSGEARVDAVLLEDGRTVPADMVVVGVGARPCVEWLEGSGVELDNGVKCGADGRTSLAGVVAVGDCANWYDPRAGSHRRVEHWTGARERPEVAVAALLSWGAVEAGASRPPYFWSDQYGVKIQFAGHAAGADSVTVEEGATGDRSFLAVYRRAGQPVAVLAMNQPRLFMKWRKQLAATAS encoded by the coding sequence GTGAGGACCGTGGCCGTGGTGGGCGCCTCGCTGGCCGGGCTGTCGGCGGCGCGCTCGCTGCGGAAACAGGGCTACGACGGACGGCTCGTCGTCATCGGCGACGAACCCCATCGCCCGTACGACAGGCCGCCGTTGTCCAAGGAGTTCCTCGCCGGGACCGTCACCGAGGACGATCTCCTGCTGGAGATGGACGACGAGGACCTGCGCGCGGAGTGGCTGCTCGGTGCCCGTGCCGTCGGGCTCCAAGTCGACGGCGCGGAGCGGGTGTTGCTCCTCGACGACGGGCGGGAGGTCCGGGCCGACGGCGTGATCGTCGCGACCGGCGCGGCGGCGCGGAACCTGCCCGGTACGGACGGGCTGGCCGGCGTGCACACCCTGCGCACCCTGGACGACGCCCGCGCCCTGCGCGACGAACTCGCCCTGGGCGGACGGCTGGTGGTGATCGGCGGCGGGTTCATCGGCGCCGAGGTCGCCTCCACGGCGTACGCCCTCGGACTCGACGTGACGGTGATCGAGGCGGCACCGACACCCCTCGCGGGACCGCTCGGCGAGACCATGGGGGCGATTGTCTCCGCCCTCCACGAGGCCCACGGCGTACGGCTGTTGTGCGGTGTCGGGGTCAAGGGGCTGAGCGGGGAGGCCCGCGTCGACGCCGTGCTGCTGGAGGACGGGCGAACTGTCCCCGCCGACATGGTCGTTGTCGGTGTCGGCGCACGGCCCTGCGTGGAATGGCTGGAGGGGTCCGGCGTCGAGCTCGACAACGGCGTCAAGTGCGGTGCCGACGGCCGCACCAGCCTTGCCGGCGTGGTCGCCGTAGGAGACTGCGCCAACTGGTATGACCCGCGGGCGGGTTCGCACCGGCGGGTCGAGCACTGGACCGGGGCGCGGGAGCGGCCCGAGGTTGCCGTGGCCGCGTTGTTGTCGTGGGGTGCGGTGGAGGCGGGGGCGTCGCGGCCGCCGTACTTCTGGTCGGACCAGTACGGCGTGAAGATCCAGTTCGCCGGTCACGCGGCCGGTGCCGACAGTGTGACCGTCGAGGAGGGCGCCACCGGCGACCGCAGTTTCCTCGCCGTCTACCGGCGTGCCGGGCAGCCGGTCGCCGTGCTCGCGATGAACCAGCCGCGGCTGTTCATGAAGTGGCGCAAACAGCTTGCCGCCACGGCGAGTTGA
- a CDS encoding glycosyltransferase family 2 protein translates to MTDRPRLSIGLPVYNGEEYLAESFDALLGQTYEDFELVVSDNASTDATETICRKYAAQDSRIRYLRLPRNIGATPNHNHVFAESRGELFKWASHDDLYGRDLLTRCIEALDERPDVILAHTDQAVIDGDGQVTVPYDYTLATDSPHAPDRFRSLLFEPGGDDFYGVIRADVLRRVKPMDSYHHADRTFVAEITLHGRFHQVPELLYFRRDHPTRAERANPSKRARCVNLDPRRAGALHPTPRLLAEYVWGFASSIRRAPLSPADRRACYRHLASWMTSRVRPGAGERVEDRAPVDPAQLTVSVDALVAGREGRRA, encoded by the coding sequence ATGACCGACCGACCGAGGCTGAGCATCGGCCTGCCCGTGTACAACGGCGAGGAGTACCTGGCCGAGTCGTTCGACGCCCTGCTCGGCCAGACCTACGAGGACTTCGAACTGGTCGTCTCCGACAACGCCTCGACCGACGCCACCGAGACCATCTGCCGCAAGTACGCCGCGCAGGACTCCCGCATCCGCTACCTCCGGCTGCCCCGCAACATCGGCGCCACCCCGAACCACAACCACGTCTTCGCCGAGTCCCGCGGCGAGTTGTTCAAGTGGGCCTCGCACGACGACCTCTACGGCCGCGACCTGCTGACGCGCTGCATAGAAGCACTGGACGAGCGCCCTGACGTGATCCTCGCCCACACCGACCAGGCGGTCATCGACGGCGACGGCCAGGTGACGGTGCCCTACGACTACACGCTCGCCACCGACTCCCCGCACGCACCGGACCGCTTCCGCAGCCTGCTGTTCGAGCCGGGCGGCGACGACTTCTACGGCGTGATCCGCGCCGACGTGCTGCGCCGGGTGAAACCGATGGACAGCTACCACCACGCGGATCGCACCTTCGTCGCCGAGATCACCCTGCACGGACGCTTTCACCAGGTCCCGGAACTGCTGTACTTCCGCCGCGACCACCCCACCCGCGCCGAACGCGCCAACCCCTCCAAGCGCGCCCGGTGCGTCAACCTGGACCCGCGCCGGGCCGGCGCGCTGCACCCGACGCCCCGCCTGCTGGCCGAGTACGTCTGGGGCTTCGCCTCGTCGATCCGGCGGGCGCCGCTCTCCCCGGCCGACCGGCGCGCCTGCTACCGCCACCTGGCTTCCTGGATGACCAGCCGGGTCCGGCCGGGCGCCGGCGAGCGGGTCGAGGACCGGGCCCCGGTCGACCCGGCCCAGCTCACGGTCTCCGTCGACGCCCTCGTCGCCGGCCGCGAGGGGAGGCGCGCATGA
- a CDS encoding TetR/AcrR family transcriptional regulator, with protein sequence MLAADPGASIAAIAAEAGVDRRTVYRRFASREELLAAIYEARVEAIERAVEDSRLREAPVAVALHRYVEGIVGVNRKWPVELTRMKADETIRGRRDVLIREVDTFLERATDEGLLRADVPTAWASSLLPQLTHLASQQLPELTDAQAADMVVDTFLRGLGGR encoded by the coding sequence ATGCTCGCCGCCGATCCGGGCGCGAGCATCGCCGCCATCGCGGCCGAGGCCGGTGTCGACCGGCGCACGGTCTACCGGCGGTTCGCCTCCCGCGAGGAGTTGCTGGCGGCCATCTACGAGGCCCGGGTCGAGGCGATCGAGCGGGCCGTCGAGGACTCCCGGCTGCGCGAGGCTCCCGTCGCCGTCGCCCTGCACCGGTACGTCGAGGGGATCGTCGGCGTCAATCGCAAGTGGCCCGTGGAACTCACCCGGATGAAGGCCGACGAGACGATCCGCGGACGGCGTGACGTCCTGATCCGGGAGGTCGACACCTTCTTGGAACGTGCCACCGACGAGGGTCTCCTGCGTGCCGACGTCCCGACCGCATGGGCGAGTTCACTGCTCCCGCAGCTCACGCACCTGGCCTCGCAGCAACTGCCCGAACTCACCGATGCCCAGGCCGCCGACATGGTCGTCGACACCTTTCTACGGGGGCTCGGCGGCCGGTGA
- a CDS encoding IclR family transcriptional regulator, which produces MQSVDRAISVLEILAQRGEAGVSEVAGEIEVHKSTAFRLLGALEARGLVEQAGERGKYRLGFGIVRLAGAVTGRIDITQQGRPVCERLAEEIGETVNIAVMQEQYAINLYEVRGPGAVTAHNWVGELTPLHATSSGKALLAHLPAKERTALLTEAGLKKVTPHTITSKTKLEKNLAEARERGYAWTLEELELGLHAVAAPVRDRDGEVIAAVSASGPAYRFTEERLHELAPVLVKGAEEISHRMGYLG; this is translated from the coding sequence GTGCAGTCCGTGGACCGTGCCATCAGCGTGCTGGAGATCCTGGCCCAGCGTGGCGAGGCCGGTGTCAGCGAGGTGGCCGGCGAGATCGAGGTTCACAAGTCGACCGCGTTCCGGCTCCTCGGGGCGCTGGAGGCGCGCGGTCTCGTGGAGCAGGCGGGCGAACGCGGCAAGTACCGGCTCGGGTTCGGGATCGTGCGGCTGGCCGGCGCGGTCACCGGGCGCATCGACATCACGCAGCAGGGCCGCCCGGTCTGCGAGCGGCTCGCCGAGGAGATCGGCGAGACCGTCAACATCGCCGTCATGCAGGAGCAGTACGCGATCAACCTGTACGAGGTCCGCGGCCCCGGCGCCGTCACCGCGCACAACTGGGTAGGAGAACTCACCCCGTTGCACGCCACCTCCAGCGGCAAGGCCCTGCTGGCCCACCTGCCCGCCAAGGAGCGCACCGCGCTGTTGACGGAGGCCGGCCTGAAGAAGGTGACCCCGCACACGATCACCTCGAAGACGAAGCTGGAGAAGAACCTCGCCGAGGCCCGGGAGCGCGGATACGCCTGGACCCTGGAGGAGTTGGAGCTCGGCCTGCACGCCGTGGCCGCCCCGGTCCGCGACCGCGACGGCGAGGTCATCGCCGCGGTCAGCGCCTCGGGACCGGCGTACCGATTCACCGAGGAGCGCCTGCACGAACTCGCCCCGGTCCTGGTCAAGGGCGCCGAGGAGATCAGCCACCGCATGGGTTACCTGGGCTGA
- a CDS encoding phosphatase PAP2 family protein — protein sequence MTGRPAPSVLPLSLRPWLGPIAVLAALVVGALGVLYSGHSEPGTVDRWITPPTADSVRPPWRHVALALDFLGEPAGSAMLIVAGVVVCLLLRRPRAAVLVVAGVGTTVGATTLIKHLVGRTIHGPGNLSYPSGHTAFATALALMAALFATDRLGLGRTAGTSLVLASGLAAGAAMGWAEVALGAHYATDVLGGWCTALAVIPATAWLVDRIADRMADAGRRERR from the coding sequence GTGACCGGCCGCCCCGCACCATCGGTGCTGCCCCTGTCGCTGCGCCCCTGGCTCGGGCCGATCGCGGTCCTCGCCGCGCTGGTGGTCGGCGCGCTCGGGGTCCTGTACTCCGGCCACAGCGAACCCGGCACGGTGGACCGCTGGATCACCCCGCCGACGGCGGACAGTGTGCGTCCGCCGTGGCGCCATGTCGCCCTGGCCCTGGACTTCCTGGGGGAACCCGCGGGGTCGGCGATGCTGATCGTGGCCGGCGTGGTGGTCTGTCTGCTGCTTCGGCGTCCCCGCGCGGCGGTGCTCGTCGTGGCCGGCGTCGGCACGACCGTGGGGGCGACCACGCTCATCAAGCATCTGGTGGGACGTACCATCCACGGCCCCGGCAACCTGTCCTACCCGAGTGGGCACACCGCCTTCGCCACCGCGCTCGCCCTCATGGCGGCGCTGTTCGCGACGGACCGGCTCGGCCTCGGCAGGACGGCCGGTACGTCACTCGTGCTCGCGTCGGGGCTGGCGGCCGGCGCCGCCATGGGCTGGGCCGAGGTCGCCCTCGGCGCGCACTACGCGACCGACGTCCTCGGCGGCTGGTGCACCGCGCTCGCGGTGATTCCGGCGACCGCGTGGCTGGTCGACCGGATCGCCGACCGGATGGCCGACGCCGGTCGCCGGGAGCGCCGCTGA
- the rfbC gene encoding dTDP-4-dehydrorhamnose 3,5-epimerase: MKATEVPEIAGAFLFEPTPYADERGFFCRTFDADVVRSVGLDPDAFVQDSLSRSVRGVVRGLHLRSGAGEAKLVRCSYGRVFDVVVDLRPDSPTYRHWVSFELTGESQPTLYIPAGCAHGFQALTDTADTSYRIDRPHDPTEDVTIAFDDPELAIPWPLPAALMSQRDREAPSLAEVLKHRER, translated from the coding sequence ATGAAAGCGACCGAAGTCCCGGAGATCGCCGGTGCGTTCCTCTTCGAGCCGACGCCGTACGCCGACGAACGGGGCTTCTTCTGCCGCACCTTCGACGCCGACGTGGTCCGCTCGGTGGGCCTCGACCCGGACGCCTTCGTCCAGGACAGCCTGTCCCGCTCGGTCCGGGGCGTGGTGCGCGGCCTGCACCTGCGATCCGGCGCGGGCGAGGCCAAGTTGGTGCGGTGCTCGTACGGGCGGGTCTTCGACGTCGTCGTGGACCTGCGGCCGGATTCCCCGACCTACCGCCATTGGGTTTCCTTTGAACTCACAGGCGAATCACAACCAACTCTTTACATTCCCGCGGGATGCGCGCACGGTTTTCAGGCACTGACCGACACCGCCGACACCTCGTACCGGATCGACCGCCCGCACGATCCGACCGAGGACGTCACCATCGCCTTCGACGACCCGGAGCTCGCCATTCCCTGGCCGCTGCCGGCTGCACTGATGTCCCAACGGGACCGAGAGGCGCCGAGCCTCGCCGAGGTCCTGAAGCACAGAGAAAGATGA
- a CDS encoding MBL fold metallo-hydrolase has product MAARIEHLVTAGQFTLDGGTWDVDNNVWIIGDDTEAVVIDAAHDADAIAKAVGDRRLVAVICTHAHNDHIDAAPDLADRTGAPILLHPDDLPLWKQTHPDRAPDGELTDGQVVVVAGVEMTVLHTPGHAPGAVCLYVPALNALFSGDTLFAGGPGATGRSYSHFPTIVDSIRDRLLGLPGDTVVYTGHGDTTTVGAEAPHLPEWIDRGF; this is encoded by the coding sequence ATGGCCGCGCGTATCGAACACCTCGTCACCGCAGGGCAGTTCACGCTCGACGGCGGCACCTGGGACGTCGACAACAACGTCTGGATCATCGGTGACGACACCGAGGCCGTGGTCATCGACGCCGCGCACGATGCCGACGCCATCGCGAAGGCGGTCGGCGACCGCCGGCTCGTCGCCGTCATCTGCACCCACGCCCACAATGACCACATCGACGCGGCGCCCGACCTCGCCGACCGCACCGGTGCTCCGATCCTGCTGCACCCCGACGACCTGCCGCTGTGGAAGCAGACCCACCCGGACCGGGCACCCGACGGTGAACTGACCGACGGGCAGGTCGTGGTGGTGGCGGGGGTCGAGATGACCGTGCTGCACACGCCCGGGCACGCGCCCGGAGCCGTCTGTCTGTACGTGCCCGCGCTGAACGCCCTCTTCAGCGGGGACACGCTCTTCGCGGGCGGGCCGGGGGCCACGGGGCGGTCGTACTCCCACTTCCCGACCATCGTCGACTCCATCCGGGACCGGCTGCTCGGTCTGCCGGGGGACACCGTCGTATACACCGGACACGGGGACACGACGACCGTCGGCGCCGAGGCTCCGCATCTTCCGGAGTGGATCGACCGCGGGTTCTGA
- a CDS encoding glutamate-1-semialdehyde 2,1-aminomutase, with translation MDTEVLDLPLSRTANERLHAMIPGGAHTYAKGDDQYPENLAPVISHGSGAHVWDVDGNRYIEYGSGLRSVSLGHAHPRVIEAVRRELDRGSNFVRPSIVEVEAAERFLATVPTAEMVKFAKNGSDATTAAVRLARAATGRTRVALCSDHPFFSVDDWFIGTTPMSAGIPAATNELTVSFPYGDLAATEQMLTRYQDEVACLILEPATHTEPPPGYLAGLRELADRYGCVLIFDEMITCFRWSETGAQGLYGVVPDLSTFGKALGNGFAVSALAGRRDLMERGGLRHSGDRVFLLSTTHGAETHSLAAAMAVQATYVEEGVTARLHALGERLAAGVREAAAGMGVGDHVVVRGRASNLVFATLDENLQPSQQYRTLFLRKLLAGGVLAPSFVVSSALDDEDIDRTVDVVAEACAVYRKALDAADPTPWLAGRPVKPVFRRSA, from the coding sequence GTGGACACCGAAGTGCTTGACCTGCCCCTGTCGCGGACAGCCAACGAGCGGCTGCACGCCATGATCCCCGGGGGCGCTCACACCTACGCCAAGGGCGACGACCAGTACCCCGAGAACCTGGCCCCGGTCATCAGCCACGGCAGCGGTGCCCACGTGTGGGACGTAGACGGCAACCGTTACATCGAGTACGGCTCAGGCCTGCGGTCGGTCAGCCTCGGTCACGCCCACCCACGCGTGATCGAGGCGGTGCGGCGGGAACTCGACCGCGGCAGCAACTTCGTCCGGCCGTCCATCGTGGAGGTCGAGGCCGCGGAACGCTTCCTGGCCACGGTGCCGACCGCCGAGATGGTGAAGTTCGCGAAGAACGGCTCCGACGCCACCACAGCCGCGGTACGCCTCGCCCGTGCCGCCACCGGGCGCACGCGGGTGGCCCTCTGCTCCGACCACCCGTTCTTCTCCGTCGACGACTGGTTCATCGGCACCACGCCGATGTCCGCCGGAATTCCGGCGGCGACCAACGAACTCACCGTGTCGTTCCCCTACGGCGACCTGGCCGCCACGGAGCAGATGCTCACCCGGTACCAGGACGAGGTCGCCTGCCTGATCCTCGAACCCGCCACCCACACCGAACCGCCGCCCGGGTACCTCGCCGGACTGCGCGAGCTGGCCGACCGGTACGGCTGCGTACTGATCTTCGACGAGATGATCACCTGCTTCCGCTGGTCCGAGACGGGCGCCCAGGGCCTGTACGGCGTCGTCCCCGACCTCTCCACGTTCGGCAAGGCACTGGGCAACGGATTCGCCGTCTCCGCGCTGGCCGGGCGCCGCGACCTGATGGAGCGGGGCGGGCTGCGTCACTCCGGCGACCGGGTGTTCCTGCTGTCCACCACGCACGGCGCGGAGACGCACTCCCTGGCGGCGGCGATGGCCGTGCAGGCCACGTACGTCGAAGAGGGTGTCACCGCGCGGCTGCATGCCCTCGGCGAGCGGTTGGCCGCCGGTGTCCGCGAGGCCGCGGCCGGCATGGGCGTCGGTGACCACGTCGTCGTCCGGGGCCGGGCCAGCAACCTGGTCTTCGCCACCCTCGACGAGAACCTTCAGCCGTCGCAGCAGTACCGCACCCTGTTCCTGCGCAAGCTCCTCGCGGGCGGAGTGCTGGCCCCCTCCTTCGTGGTGAGCAGCGCCCTCGACGACGAGGACATCGACCGTACCGTCGACGTGGTGGCCGAGGCGTGTGCGGTGTACCGGAAGGCACTGGACGCCGCCGACCCCACACCCTGGCTGGCCGGGCGCCCGGTGAAGCCCGTGTTCCGCCGCTCGGCCTGA